The Musa acuminata AAA Group cultivar baxijiao chromosome BXJ2-2, Cavendish_Baxijiao_AAA, whole genome shotgun sequence genome has a segment encoding these proteins:
- the LOC135605756 gene encoding PGR5-like protein 1B, chloroplastic: MATEMACLSSLLSPRRPVLPSSSPPLCSARGRRAFAPPLRSRCNRGLERLSLRFRATADQQGQVQDDEIVDGKILQYCSIDKKDKKTLGELEQEFLQALQSFYYDKKAIMSNEEFDNLKEELMWEGSSVVMLSPDEQKLLEASMAYVSGNPIMTDAEFDELKLRLKKEGSDIVQEGPRCSLRSRKVYSDLSVDYFKMFLLNVPAAVIALTLFFFLDDLTGFEITYLLELPEPYGFIFTWFAALPLIFVLSQAITNAIVKDFLILKGACPNCGTENVSFFGTLLSVPSGGSTNTVKCSNCGTALVYDSNSRLITLPEPSEA; the protein is encoded by the exons ATGGCGACCGAGATGGCCTGCCTGTCGTCGCTCCTCTCCCCTCGCCGCCCTGTTCTCCCATCCTCCTCTCCTCCCCTCTGCTCCGCTCGCGGCCGTCGTGCCTTCGCGCCCCCGCTTCGGTCCCGCTGCAATCGCGGCCTCGAAAGGCTCTCGCTGAGATTTAGGGCGACAGCCGACCAGCAAG GTCAGGTTCAGGATGATGAGATCGTTGACGGCAAAATCCTACAGTACTGCAGCATAGACAAGAAAGACAAGAAGACACTAGGAGAGCTTGAACAAGAATTCCTGCAAGCTCTACAA TCATTCTACTATGATAAGAAGGCGATCATGTCAAATGAGGAATTCGATAATCTTAAGGAAGAGCTAATGTGGGAAGGAAGCAGTGTGGTCATGCTGA GTCCAGATGAACAGAAGCTTTTGGAAGCTTCGATGGCTTACGTGTCTGGAAACCCCATAATGACAGATGCTGAATTCGATGAGTTGAAGCTGCGATTGAAG AAAGAAGGAAGTGATATTGTACAAGAGGGTCCACGATGCAGTCTTCGTAGCAGAAAG GTTTATAGTGACTTGAGTGTTGACTACTTCAAGATGTTCCTGCTGAATGTTCCTGCAGCTGTTATTGCTCTTACACT gtttttctttttagatgattTGACAGGCTTTGAAATCACATATCTTTTAGAG TTGCCAGAGCCCTATGGTTTCATCTTTACGTGGTTTGCTGCTTTACCACTAATATTTGTGTTATCACAAGCAATCACAAATGCCATCGTGAAAGATTTTCTCatcttgaag GGTGCTTGCCCAAACTGTGGTACAGAAAACGTTTCTTTCTTTGGGACTCTATTATCAGTGCCTAGTGGTGGTTCCACAAACACAGTCAAATGCtcaaa CTGTGGCACAGCATTGGTGTATGATTCAAATTCACGATTGATTACACTCCCAGAG